The following are from one region of the Carnobacterium gallinarum DSM 4847 genome:
- a CDS encoding prephenate dehydrogenase — protein MEKKHVLIVGLGLIGGSIALGIKKQHPTTEIIGLDVQKESLILGKNLGIIDTIGKTLQIEAPKADLIIFCCPVKQTEVLIQELANLPLKEDVLVTDTGSTKSSIVETANLLTRVGIRFVGGHPMAGSHKSGVIAAKVDLFENAYYLMTPVEDSTESQANVVELQSWLKGTNAKFMVLSPQEHDEITGMLSHLPHIIAAALVNETTGFTVEHPQAKRLAAGGFRDMTRIASSDPVMWTDILLTNKAVLLDLLASWKQSVTDMMGYLEEQDSSAIYHFFDEAKETRDAMPVHKDGALPAFFDLFVDIPDYPGIISEVTGYLAEDLISVINIKILETREDINGILQLTFQNQGDLDRAKECLKNKSSYRCYEK, from the coding sequence TTGGAAAAGAAACACGTATTGATTGTGGGATTAGGTCTAATTGGTGGCTCTATTGCATTGGGAATTAAAAAACAGCATCCAACAACGGAGATTATTGGTTTAGATGTGCAAAAAGAATCATTAATACTGGGTAAAAATCTTGGAATCATTGATACGATTGGGAAAACCTTGCAAATCGAAGCGCCAAAGGCTGATTTAATTATTTTTTGTTGTCCAGTCAAGCAAACAGAAGTTTTGATTCAAGAGCTGGCTAATTTGCCATTAAAAGAAGATGTACTTGTAACGGATACTGGCAGTACAAAAAGTAGTATTGTTGAAACAGCAAATCTTCTAACAAGAGTGGGTATTCGTTTTGTTGGGGGACACCCAATGGCGGGCTCGCATAAGTCGGGTGTAATTGCTGCTAAGGTAGATCTTTTTGAAAATGCCTACTATTTAATGACGCCAGTTGAGGATTCTACGGAAAGCCAAGCAAATGTTGTTGAGTTACAATCTTGGCTAAAGGGGACAAATGCAAAATTCATGGTACTTTCACCGCAAGAGCATGACGAGATTACAGGAATGCTAAGCCATTTGCCACATATTATTGCGGCGGCTTTGGTGAATGAAACAACGGGATTTACAGTTGAGCATCCACAAGCAAAACGATTAGCTGCAGGCGGATTTCGCGATATGACTCGGATTGCTTCATCTGATCCAGTGATGTGGACAGATATCTTATTGACCAATAAAGCTGTGTTATTGGATTTGTTAGCTTCTTGGAAACAATCAGTGACGGATATGATGGGTTATTTGGAAGAGCAAGATAGTTCGGCCATTTATCACTTTTTCGATGAAGCAAAGGAAACGCGTGATGCGATGCCGGTTCATAAAGATGGTGCATTGCCAGCTTTCTTTGATCTGTTTGTAGATATTCCTGATTATCCTGGGATTATATCTGAGGTAACGGGTTATCTAGCAGAGGATCTCATTAGTGTTATTAACATCAAAATTCTAGAAACACGTGAAGATATTAATGGAATACTTCAGTTAACGTTCCAGAATCAAGGCGATTTGGATCGTGCGAAGGAATGCTTAAAAAATAAAAGTAGCTATCGATGCTATGAGAAATAG